The Falco cherrug isolate bFalChe1 chromosome 3, bFalChe1.pri, whole genome shotgun sequence genome segment ccaaaCCACCAGCTAAGCTGTGAGcccctcagctcagccctgggtGTGGATCCCACTCCCCAACCGGGGGCAGTTTGTGGGATGGCTGCCCCCCCCGCTCCTCAGCCCCCCCCGGAAcctggccagccctgctgcgCAGTGGGGAGACCTTCCCGAGTGCACGGGCCGAACCCTGCTGTCACTGGCCACAGCCCTGGGggtctgcccccagccccaccacgtgatttccaccccccacccccccaaataaCCAGTGGGACACACAAGGTCCTCTCAGCACTTTTGCCTTTATCACGCTTGAGATCTGTTGCACCACGCGCCGCCGCCTCAGTTCGTGCTCATTTTCTGCCAACGACAAGACACGGCGCGGGTTGGGGGGAGACCTTGGCCTGGATGGGGACAGCGTGGTCCACCCCTCTGcgggggcaggggatggggcacccacctCGTTGATCCAGTCGATGTAGGCGGACACCCGCGTGAACACCGTCGGCTTCTTGATCATGTTGCAGCTCAGCCCGGAGCCAAAGCTGACAATGCCGTCCACGTCCCAGAGCCCGTTGCGCTGGCAGTTCAGGGGGCCGCCCGAATCCCCCTGCCCGGACAGACAGACGCTTGCTACCGCCACTCCTGGGCACCCCGGccagcccaccccggccagCCGGGGGCACCCACTGTCCCGTGGTGCCAACACTCACATTGCAGCCGGAGACCACGCCATCGCCGCCGGCGCACACCATGGTGGTGCGCACCGTGCTGCCCCACCAGTCTCGCTTGGAGCAGGTCGCGTGGTCCACCACGGGCAGCAGGGCTTGCTGCAGGACGTCAGCCAGAGGCCCATTCGCTGCAACAACAGCACCTTGTACCCCGCGCCCCCTTGCCCCCCGCCTCCTCCCCAGGGACCCCACGCTTACTCCGGAGGCGTCCCCAGCCGGTGACGTAGCAGGGGTAGTTGTTCTCCAGCACCAGGCCGGCGGGCGGCAGGCAGGCGGGACGAATGGTCTCgctctcctccacctcctgcgCCAGCTTGATCAACGCGATGTCATTGCTGCGGGGAAAGCCGAGCCATGGGGCTGAGGGACCCCAGCCACGACGTCCCCCTGCTCGCCCCCACCACGTCCCGGCCGTTACATGATTAAGAAGGAGTTCCACTTCTCGTGCACGATCATCTTCTCAACGCCCACGGCCAGCGAGCCCGGCTCGTCCTCCTGCGACAGCACCTGCTTGCCCAGCACCACGCGGTACGTCATGCTAGAGCTGCCGGATGGGGAGAAGGGGGTGTCAGTCCCCACAAACGTCTTGTCCCCCTCCCCGCTGCTgaccccacccccagcacccacctgaTGCAGTGGGCGGCTGTCAGCACCCAGTTGGGGGCAATGAGGGTCCCGCCGCACGTGTGGTGCCAAGCATTGTTGCGGCTGTACTGCAGCGAGATCTGGGAGGGTAGAAGCACAGCGTCAGCACAGGGGTGTCCCCCGCACCCATCCCCAtgccccccccatccccatgcctccctcccaccccttaCCTGCCAAGGCCAGCTGTGGGGCCGAGCATCTTCACCGCCCACCACGCGGGTGCCCAGCAGTGGCGGCACAGCCGGCTGACCGCATCCGTAGGCTGCAGGACACCCGGCAAAGGGACCtcagctgccaccagcacccagggccacagcctgtgctggggtgccatcttccccccccaccccacccccaccccctgccctcacCCACCATAGCCAAGCAGCACAGCGAGACACAGAGCCCCCAGCATGGTCGTGCAGTCCCGAGCTGCCGTGCCACAGCTGCTTGCCCCTCTTATAGTGCCTGCCACaactgccaccagcagcagagacctTGGCGTCACCCCTGCTGCCACCGACATGTGGGGACTGTCCCACGCTGGTGGGGGCAGGGCACCCCAGCCCCATCACCCCATCTTATCACCCTCACCTGTGCTGCCTGGGAACAGCCCCATCTGCCCACCACGCGCCGGCACcgtgccatcacacagcaggGACATCTGGCCCCAACCTGGGGACAGCTGCTGGACAGACCCCCAGCCATGCCGCtctgtgctgggggtgggggggtggggtggggagtcGGGCAGCCCAGCTGCACCCCAACCTCCAGCACCGGCTGCCTCAGGACgtggccaccccagcccccaccgcccccatgctgctgctgcgctCCTGTCTCACGCTCTGTGCTGCCAAGGCTGGCTGACCCCAGGCGGAGGGGGGGCAGCCGCTGGGCACACGGGCTGATACCCGCAGTGATGCTGAAAAACCTGCCATCACGCCACATCCACACACCTGGAGCGGGTTGCTTCCCACgctgccagcctggcactgccacAGCTCAGTGCCCGTCGCcactgcctgcccatggggaggctggcccccagcaccagcagctggatgCTCACAGCCACAgaccccttccccccacccgagcgacccccgccccccccccccagacacaGCCAGGCCTCAGCTCCCCGCACAGGCACTCAGCGTGCTTACgaaatataatatttatttgggattaaaataataaaaaaaaccaaaacacagctccctcccccagcaccgCTGCTCAGGGGACACGGCGGGACAGATGTGCCTCTTCacagccacccccccccctcccccccaaacaTGGGAGACTCAGTCACCCGACGGGAGGCTCCACCACTCGCCCTCCTGGGCTGGACATGGCGCACGCAACCGTAACGCAGCTTggtgagccagcagctgccccccgACACAGGCAGGTGGGGGCCACGGCGCTCAGCCCCCTGGGGGCTGCACCCGCGGGGTGGGCACGACCCTGGGTGCCCACACACGCACAGAGCCCCTCTGCCGGCACCTGGCCTTCGCCACGCTCACCGGCAGCGTGCCGGGCACAGAGACCATGGCCAGCAGTGGCCAACGGGCACCGAGCCAGCACGGCCACTGTGACACCCACCCGGGTAGCCCCCACCCTACAAAGCTCACAGTGCATGCGCCACGCACGACAGCCCAGGGACAGgggccccagcagcagcaaccccTGGCAGGGGAcggggtgctgctgccctttGGGGCGGGAGCAGCTCGGCAGGGGGACAcgctggggacacaggggagCACAAACAAGACGGACAGACACCACAGCAAGGAGACGGGGAGCCAGGGCCAAGTGGCCGGTGCTGGTGTGCTGAGCCCGGCCCCGAGCCTGCCCGTCGGGATTCACAGGTGACACGTGGCTCGGGCAGCGCTCCCGGCCGCTCGGCCCACACGGCCTTCCCAGCTCGGGCACCGCAGCCCAGTCCTGCCCAGCCCCGCGCCGGTGCCCATCACTGCTTGAAGGTGGACTGCAGCTCCTTGAATGCCGCCTTCCTCTGCTTCAGCTCCTCCGCCTgcttcttcttctcctcctgctctgccttgaTCTCCTCCTCGAAGCGGCTGGCATCATGGATGGCTTGCACCTGCAGAGGGGGGCACGTCCAGCTGGGTCCCACAAgacccctgctgctgctccccccaccATCTTCACCCCTGTCCCCAGCGAGCCAGCACCAAGAACCTTCGCCCATCACCGACCCAGTGTCCCCACACCTGCCTCACCTTGGCCTCAAAGAAGCTCTTGGCGCCCTTCACCCCCTCCGTGGAGACATCGATCTCGGAGAGCCGGGCCAGGGCGTGCAGCCCGCTGTCCTCCTGCAGCTCGCCCGCTGCTGCCTTGCGGAAAATCAGCAGGAACTGCAAGGGGAGAGGGTGGTGTCAGCTCCCCCGAGACCACCAAGCCACCACGacctccccccccagcccagcccagccctgagcGGAGCAGCCCTCGGGTCACCTCCCTGGCAGCacagagccccccagcccctcacctccCGAAAGCTCAGCTTGCTGTCCAGGTCCTCGTCCACTTCCTTGATCATGTTCTTCAGGCCCAGGTGTGTCTGCGGAGCCCCCAGCTTCTCCATCATCAGCTTCAGCTCCATCAGGTCAATGAAGCCATCTTTCCCTGCGTCGTACCTGCGGGAAGGAGGCACAGTCCTGTCACACGGCAGCAGGACACAGAGCGCACGCAGCCACCCTGGCACCGGCCCTCTGtgcccacccagcaccctgtgccCACGCTACCTGGGGAGCGAAGCAGCAGGCATGGAGAGGATGGCACGGACCGGGGCAGTGACGCTCTCGGGCGGCTTGCCAGACCGCGGGGGAAGCTGCCAGCGAACCGCTAACAGCTCCCCAGAGCATCATCTGGAATCGCTTCTGCTGCTGTGCGGCACTTGGCAGGAAAACCTCCCGGGATGCTGCCAAACCTGCTGCTGGCTCCGCAAACTGGGAGCCTGAGCACACACTCCCCTCGGCTGCTACAAGGGATGACAGCTACGGCACTAAGCCCACCAGGCGCTGCTCCCCACATCATCCCTTGGCCACAGCCCCCCGTCCTCTCAGCCGAGCCGGCAGCTTGCCTGGCTCCCAGGGGTGTGATGCTGTGTGggtgctcccagcagctcctgtcCGTTGGGCTGTGGGGACCAGGAGCTCTCCAGCgcagccacctcctcctccctaTGACACCCCCAGGTCCCGCCTGCCCAGAGCCCCCTGGCTTccatgctccagccccagccaggtGCCCAGCCTTGACCAGGAGACCCAGGCGCACTGCTGCTTACCGAACCTGCTGACAGACCCCACAGGGATGCCCCTTCTCGGCCCCCTGCCACCATTCCATCCAGCCTCCCACCCAcccggggctggcagcccaCCCCTCCGCTGTCTGTGCTGGTGACACACGGTCCCCTGCCCCAGAACCTCtcggcacagcatggcacagcacttTGTACGGCTCCATGGCATGGGCACAAGAGGAGAGCCCTGCGGCACATCCCAGGACGTTGCAGAAGTAGATGAGCACCTATGCAGCTGCACCTGTCGTTACagggcttttttggttttttctttttttttctttttttttttttttttggtgtgttgcctttttgtttttcgtggctcctctttcctgtgcctgcaggccctgcagcagccccgcagAGCACCCGGCTCCCCACACTGCAGGTCCATGACTCATTTGTACCTTCCCGCTGCGGTCTGCTCTGTCCGTGCTGCCAGCATCACCTTCCTGCTCCCCCACGCTGCTGGG includes the following:
- the LOC102051553 gene encoding chymotrypsin-C isoform X1, with translation MSVAAGVTPRSLLLVAVVAGTIRGASSCGTAARDCTTMLGALCLAVLLGYAYGCGQPAVPPLLGTRVVGGEDARPHSWPWQISLQYSRNNAWHHTCGGTLIAPNWVLTAAHCISSSMTYRVVLGKQVLSQEDEPGSLAVGVEKMIVHEKWNSFLIINDIALIKLAQEVEESETIRPACLPPAGLVLENNYPCYVTGWGRLRTNGPLADVLQQALLPVVDHATCSKRDWWGSTVRTTMVCAGGDGVVSGCNGDSGGPLNCQRNGLWDVDGIVSFGSGLSCNMIKKPTVFTRVSAYIDWINEKMSTN
- the LOC102051553 gene encoding chymotrypsin-C isoform X2, with product MSLLCDGTVPARGGQMGLFPGSTAYGCGQPAVPPLLGTRVVGGEDARPHSWPWQISLQYSRNNAWHHTCGGTLIAPNWVLTAAHCISSSMTYRVVLGKQVLSQEDEPGSLAVGVEKMIVHEKWNSFLIINDIALIKLAQEVEESETIRPACLPPAGLVLENNYPCYVTGWGRLRTNGPLADVLQQALLPVVDHATCSKRDWWGSTVRTTMVCAGGDGVVSGCNGDSGGPLNCQRNGLWDVDGIVSFGSGLSCNMIKKPTVFTRVSAYIDWINEKMSTN
- the EFHD2 gene encoding EF-hand domain-containing protein D2 isoform X1, whose product is MAAAAAAEGPAGRRGRGPEPGPGPGSPAGRPGAEGSPGGGRRVFSPAGEFREFSRRQLRDMERLFRQYDAGKDGFIDLMELKLMMEKLGAPQTHLGLKNMIKEVDEDLDSKLSFREFLLIFRKAAAGELQEDSGLHALARLSEIDVSTEGVKGAKSFFEAKVQAIHDASRFEEEIKAEQEEKKKQAEELKQRKAAFKELQSTFKQ
- the EFHD2 gene encoding EF-hand domain-containing protein D2 isoform X2, which produces MPAASLPRYDAGKDGFIDLMELKLMMEKLGAPQTHLGLKNMIKEVDEDLDSKLSFREFLLIFRKAAAGELQEDSGLHALARLSEIDVSTEGVKGAKSFFEAKVQAIHDASRFEEEIKAEQEEKKKQAEELKQRKAAFKELQSTFKQ